Below is a genomic region from Ostrea edulis chromosome 10, xbOstEdul1.1, whole genome shotgun sequence.
agagagagagagggcgaGAGAGAGCGCgcccgagagagagagagagagcgcgcgcgcgagagagagagagcgcgcgcgcgcgagagagagagagagcatgcgagagagagagagcgcgcgAGGAGAGAGAGCACGCGAGAGAGAGAGCGcgcgagagagagagcgagcgcgcgcgagagagagagagagcgtgaGAGAGCGAGAGAGCGCGCGCGAGAGAGAGCGAGCGcgcgcgagagagagagagcgcgcgcacgagagagagagcgcccagagagagagagagagagagagagagagagagagagagagagagcgcgcgCGCGAGAGAGAGCGCGAGAGGccgcgagagagagagagcgagagggCGCGAAAGAGAGAGGGCGAGAGAAAGAGagggcgagagagagagagagagggcgagaagagagagagagagagcggggtgagagagagagagagagagagcgggtgagagagagagagagagagagagagagagagagagcggtgagagagagagagagggcgagagagagagagggcgagagagagaagagggagggaggagagagagagagagagagagagcgagagagagagagagagggcgaGAGAGGGCGCCAGAGAGAGGGCGAGAGAGagggcgagagagagagagagagagagagagagagagagagagagggtgagagagagagagggcgaGAGCGCGCGAGAGAGGGCGCGAGAGAGAGAGGGCGCGAGAGACAAGgcgagagagagggagagagagagagagagagagagagagagagggcgagagagagagagcgggtgagagagagagagcgggtgagagagagagagggcgagagagagagagagagagagagagagagagggcgagagagagagcgagagggCGCGAGAGAGAGAGCACGAGGGGGCGAgagaacagagagagagagagagagagagagggcgagagaggagagagagagagagagagagagggcgagagagagagcgagagggCGCGAGAGAGAGAGCACGAGGGGGCGAGAGAAAGAGagggcgagagagagagagggcgagagagagagagagagagcgggtgagagagagagggggcgATAGAGAGCGAGAGAGCACGCGCGCGAGAGAGTGCGCGCTGCGAGAGAGCGAGCGcgcgcgagagagagagagagcgagagagagagagagagagagagcgcgagagagaaagagagagagagcgcgaGAGGGCGCGAGAGGGCGAGAGAGCACGCGCGCGAGAGAGCGAGcgcgcgagagagagagagagagcgcgcgAGAGAGAGAGGAGCGCGAGAGGGCGCGTGAGAGAGAGCGCGAGAGggcgcgagagagagagagagagcgagagggCGCGTGAGAGAGAGCGCGAGAGGGCGCGAGAGAGAGAGCACGAGGAGGGCGAGAGAGAGAGCGCGCGAGAGAGGGTGCGAGAGAGAGAAAGGGCGCGAGAGAgggcgagagagagagattgcgcgagagagagggagagagagagagagagagagagagagagagagggcgCGAGAGAGAGggcgcgagagagagagagcacgagagggcgagagagagagaggtcgaGAGCGCGCGAGAGAGGGTGCGAGAGAGAGAAAGGGCGCGAGAGagggcgagagagagagagcgagcgagtgagagagcgagagagagggGCGAGAGAAAgcaagagagcgagagagagggagagagagagcgagagagagggCGAAAGAAAGCAAGAGAGCGAGAGAAAGGGCGAGAGAGAGCGAggttgagagagagaggggcCGAGAGAGAGGGCGAGAGAGCGAGCGAGCGAGAGAGGGAGCAAGGAGGAGAGAGAGCGGGTGAGAGAGCgggcaagagaaagagagaggagagagagagagagagggcgagagagaaagagaaagagagagagaggcggggcgatcgagagagagagagagagagcgcggAGAGAGCGAGAGAGCGCGCTCGAGAGAGAGCGAGCGCGCGCGCGAGAAAGAGGAGGAGAGCGCGAGAGGGCACGAGAGAGCGAGAGAGCGCGCGCGCGAGAGAGAGCGCGCGCGAGAGAGAGCGAGCGCGTGAGAgagaacgagagagagagagagagcgcgcgAGAGAGAGCGAGAAGCGCAAGAGAGAGAGCGCGAGAGtgcgcgagagagagagagagagagagagagagagagagagagagagggcgaGAGAGCGCGCGAGAGAGGgcgcgagagagagagatggcGCGCGAGAGAGAAATGGCGCGAGAGAGAgggagtgagagagagaggggcgagagaggggagagagagagagggagagagagagagggatagagagagagagggcaggagagaaagagagagggggcgagagagagagagggcgCGCGAGAGagggcgagagagagagagaatgggcGACAGAAAGAGGGTGGgcaagaaagagagagagagagtgggcGAGAGAGTGTGGAGAGTAGGCGAGAGAGCGATCGAGAGAGCGATCGAGAGAGAGCGAGCGAGTGAAAGCGAGGGAGAGAGCGAGTGAGTGAGAGCAAGCGAGAGAGCGAGCGAGTGAGAGagcgagagagcgagagagagggcgagagagagagcgagagagagagagagaggggcgAGAGAGAGAGCGCAGGCGAGAGCGGgcgagagaaagagagaaagagagagagagagagagggcaAGAAAGAGAATGggcgagagagagaggagagagagagagagagagagggcgaGAGAGTATGGAGAGTAGGCGAGAGCGAGCGAGAGagcgatcgagagagagagagcgagtgAGAGGGGggcgagagagagagcgagagagagagcgagagagagagagcgcagGCGAGATGCGAacgagagaaagagagagagagagagggcaAGAAAGAGAGTGGgcgagagggagagagagagagagagagagagagagagtgggcGAGAGAGTATGGAGAGTAGGCGAGAGCGAGCGAGAGagcgatcgagagagagagagagagcgagtgAGAGAGCgagcgagcgagagagagagcgagagagagagcggAGGTGAGAGCGGgcgagagaaagagagagagagagagagagagagagagggcaAGAAGAGAGTGggccagagagagagagagagagagagagagagagagagtgggcGAGAGAGTATGGAGAGTAGGCGAGagcgatcgagagagagagagcgagtgGGAGAGCGAGAGAGAGGGCGAGAGAAAGCAAGATAGCGAGAGAGAGGgcgagagagagcgagagagagggCGAAAGAGAGCAAGAGAgcaagagagcgagagagagggCGAGAGAGAGCGAGGGTGAGAGAGAGAGCGGGGTGAGAGAGAGggcgagagagagagcgagtgagagagcgagcgagagagagagagcgggTGAGAGAGCgggcaagagaaagagagagagaaagagagagagagagcgggCGAGANNNNNNNNNNNNNNNNNNNNNNNNNNNNNNNNNNNNNNNNNNNNNNNNNNNNNNNNNNNNNNNNNNNNNNNNNNNNNNNNNNNNNNNNNNNNNNNNNNNNNNNNNNNNNNNNNNNNNNNNNNNNNNNNNNNNNNNNNNNNNNNNNNNNNNNNNNNNNNNNNNNNNNNNNNNNNNNNNNNNNNNNNNNNNNNNNNNNNNNNgagagagagagagagagagagagtgggcGAGAGAGTATGGAGAGTAGGCGAGAGCAAGCGAGAGAGCGAGAAAGAGAGAGCGATCGAGAGAGAGCGAGCAAGTGAGAGCGAGCGAGAGAGGGAGCGAgtgagagagcgagagagagcaagagagcgagagagagggcgagagagagcgagagaaagGGCGAGAGAGAGgaagagagcgagagagagggCGAGAGAGAGCGAGGGTTAGAGAGAGCGGCGGGCGAGAGAGAggggcgagagagagagagagagagagagagagagagagcgggTGAGAGAGCgggcaagagaaagagagagagagagcgggaagagaaagagagagagcaggagagagagagagagagcaagaaAGAGAGAGTGGGCGAGAGAGAGAGCGTGAGttggcgagagagagagagaaagtgagagagagagagagtgggcGACAGAAAGAGGTGTGgcaagaaagagagagagagagtgggcGAGAGAGTGTGGAGAGTAGTCGAGAGAGCGATCGAGAGAGAGCGAGCGAGTGAGAGCGAGGGAGAGAGCGAGTGAGTGAGTGAGAGCAAGCGAGAGAGCGAGCGAgtgagagagcgagagagaagGCGAGAGAGAgcaagagagcgagagagagggcgagagagagagagagagagagagaggggggcgagagcgagagagagagcgcAGGCGAGAGCGGgcgagagaaaaagagagagagaggagagggCAAGAAAGAGAGtgggcgagagagagagagagagtgggcGAGAGAGTAGGGGGCGAGAAAGagggcgagagagagagagcgagcgagagagagagagagcgggTGAGAGAGCGGGTGAGAGAGCGGGcaagagaagagagagagagcggcaagagaaagagagagagcaggagagagagagagagagagcaagaaAAAGAGAGtgggcgagagagagagagagaaagagagagagagagagtcggCGAGAGGCGAGAGAGTTTGGAGAGTAGG
It encodes:
- the LOC130050698 gene encoding putative uncharacterized protein DDB_G0271982, with protein sequence EHERAREREVESARERVRERERARERARERERASEREGERKQESERKGEREKREERERERAREKEKERE
- the LOC130050699 gene encoding putative uncharacterized protein DDB_G0271982 — encoded protein: RGESERARSRESERAREKEEESRESRRERERERESKKERGI